A window from Nitrospira sp. ND1 encodes these proteins:
- a CDS encoding ATP-binding protein, which yields MPPKKKQATTGTGSSTDGAAEFETLGVFYLGRPYDLAAKQAKPGWLLYDSKDLVTHAVCVGMTGSGKTGLCVGLLEEAAIDGIPAIVIDPKGDLANLLLTFPQLRGEDFAPWINEDDARKKGLSAADFAAQQATLWQKGLGDWGQSGERIKKLRDAADFAVYTPGSNAGLPVSILKSFAAPSAELLDDAELLRERIGTTVTSLLGLIGVEADPIKSREHILLSSILDSAWRAGRDLDLPALIHQIQTPPMTKVGVLDVESFFPSKERFTLAMQLNNLLAAPGFAAWMEGEALDVGRMLYGPSGKPRIAIFSIAHLNDAERMFFVSLLLNQTLGWVRGQSGTTSLRAILYMDEIFGYFPPVANPPSKAPLLTLLKQARAFGLGVVLATQNPVDLDYKGLANTGTWFIGRLQTERDKARVMEGLEGAAASSGKKFDRRQMEQILAGLGNRVFLLNNVHEDAPEVFQTRWTLSYLRGPLTRTQIKQLMDPIKRERPAEAGQSTGTPVASTPAHGTPHAQRPMLPPEVLQYFVPLRGRQPEGHALVYQPMVLGVAQVRVVDNKAAVDVTDPLTLLTPLTEGAVPVEWDHATIVDLAVADLERDPAGGAQFATLPAAAGKAKQFDGWKNDLSGWLFRTQKVELFRSPSTKALSMPGEPERDFRVRLQQAGREQRDQQSEVLRKKYSPKIVALQDRIRRAEQMVERQQAESRSSQIQAAISVGATILGAFLGRKAISAGNIGKATTAIRGAGRAMKESKDVSQAEDNVAALQQQLAALEAEFKAEADALAAATDPLTEKLETLSLKPSKSNISIKLVALVWVPHWRAADGTSLPAWS from the coding sequence ATGCCGCCGAAGAAAAAACAGGCCACCACCGGTACCGGCTCATCGACAGACGGCGCAGCCGAGTTCGAAACGCTCGGCGTCTTTTATCTCGGGCGGCCTTACGATCTCGCCGCCAAACAGGCTAAGCCCGGCTGGCTGCTCTACGATTCGAAGGATCTGGTCACCCACGCGGTCTGCGTCGGCATGACGGGAAGCGGCAAGACCGGTCTCTGTGTCGGTTTACTGGAAGAAGCGGCCATCGACGGCATCCCGGCCATCGTCATCGATCCCAAGGGCGATCTCGCCAATCTCCTGCTCACATTTCCGCAGCTTCGCGGCGAAGATTTCGCGCCGTGGATTAATGAAGACGACGCCCGCAAGAAGGGCCTGTCCGCCGCCGACTTCGCTGCACAGCAGGCGACCCTCTGGCAAAAGGGGCTTGGCGACTGGGGCCAGAGCGGCGAGCGTATCAAGAAGTTGCGCGATGCGGCGGACTTTGCGGTGTATACACCGGGAAGCAACGCCGGTCTTCCGGTGTCGATTCTGAAATCCTTCGCGGCCCCGTCGGCAGAATTACTCGACGACGCCGAACTCCTCCGCGAGCGCATCGGCACGACCGTGACCAGTCTCCTGGGACTGATCGGTGTCGAGGCCGATCCGATCAAGAGCCGCGAGCACATTCTGCTCTCGTCGATTCTCGACAGCGCCTGGCGAGCGGGACGGGATCTCGATCTGCCCGCGCTCATTCATCAGATCCAAACGCCTCCCATGACGAAAGTGGGTGTGCTCGATGTGGAGTCGTTCTTCCCCTCGAAGGAACGGTTCACCCTGGCCATGCAGCTGAACAACCTGCTGGCCGCGCCGGGTTTTGCCGCCTGGATGGAAGGGGAGGCGTTGGATGTCGGGCGTATGCTCTACGGCCCCTCGGGCAAACCCCGCATCGCCATTTTTTCTATCGCCCATTTGAACGATGCCGAGCGCATGTTCTTCGTGTCCCTGCTTCTGAACCAGACGTTGGGGTGGGTCCGCGGCCAATCCGGCACCACGAGCCTGCGGGCCATTCTCTACATGGATGAGATTTTCGGCTACTTCCCGCCGGTCGCCAATCCGCCGTCCAAAGCGCCCTTACTCACGTTGCTGAAGCAGGCGCGCGCGTTCGGGCTTGGTGTGGTGCTGGCCACGCAAAACCCGGTCGATCTTGATTACAAAGGCCTGGCCAATACCGGTACCTGGTTCATCGGTCGGTTGCAGACGGAGCGCGACAAGGCGCGCGTGATGGAAGGGTTGGAGGGCGCGGCGGCCAGCAGCGGCAAGAAATTCGATCGCCGACAGATGGAGCAAATTCTTGCGGGGCTTGGGAACCGAGTGTTCCTGCTGAATAATGTGCATGAAGATGCGCCGGAAGTTTTCCAGACCCGATGGACGCTGTCCTATCTGCGCGGGCCGCTCACGCGGACACAAATCAAACAATTGATGGATCCCATTAAGCGGGAGAGACCAGCCGAAGCGGGCCAGTCGACAGGCACACCAGTGGCATCGACGCCTGCACATGGGACGCCCCATGCGCAACGCCCCATGTTGCCGCCGGAGGTGCTGCAATACTTTGTCCCGCTACGGGGACGCCAACCGGAGGGGCACGCACTCGTCTATCAACCGATGGTCTTGGGGGTGGCACAGGTACGGGTGGTGGACAACAAGGCTGCGGTCGATGTGACCGACCCCCTCACCCTACTGACTCCGCTGACCGAGGGAGCCGTGCCGGTGGAATGGGATCATGCGACGATCGTCGATTTGGCCGTAGCGGATCTGGAGCGTGATCCTGCAGGCGGGGCTCAGTTCGCCACGCTGCCGGCTGCCGCCGGCAAGGCCAAGCAGTTTGACGGTTGGAAGAACGACTTGTCAGGCTGGTTATTCCGGACGCAAAAAGTTGAACTATTCCGTAGTCCGAGCACGAAGGCGCTTTCGATGCCCGGGGAGCCGGAGCGTGACTTTCGTGTGCGGCTGCAACAGGCGGGACGGGAGCAGCGCGATCAACAGAGTGAGGTATTGCGAAAGAAGTATTCACCCAAGATCGTCGCATTGCAGGATCGTATCCGGCGCGCAGAACAAATGGTGGAACGGCAGCAGGCCGAGTCCCGCAGCAGTCAGATCCAGGCGGCCATCTCGGTCGGCGCCACTATCCTGGGGGCGTTTCTCGGGCGGAAAGCAATCAGCGCCGGCAATATCGGTAAGGCGACGACGGCGATCCGCGGCGCCGGCAGGGCGATGAAAGAGTCGAAAGACGTGAGTCAGGCGGAAGACAACGTGGCGGCGTTGCAGCAACAGTTGGCGGCGCTCGAGGCCGAGTTTAAAGCGGAAGCCGATGCCCTGGCTGCGGCGACCGATCCGCTCACGGAAAAATTGGAAACCCTGTCGTTGAAACCTAGCAAATCGAACATCTCGATCAAGCTCGTGGCTCTCGTTTGGGTGCCCCATTGGCGCGCGGCCGATGGAACGTCACTCCCTGCCTGGTCATAG
- a CDS encoding DUF3015 family protein — protein sequence MKTATSMKNLGLGLCVVAAGFMVGGCNTTKATVDTTVNFFSSTSPNGLFSAGGMVLKEQKINLFAGVAYENLRHEAAAGGGQYVSALASLYGIPADKQEDFGLALQRKHADLFAAALEEDRTAHLKMVSVLNRELVAASLLP from the coding sequence ATGAAGACAGCAACATCAATGAAAAACCTGGGATTGGGCCTGTGTGTTGTGGCAGCCGGCTTCATGGTCGGGGGCTGTAACACAACGAAAGCTACGGTCGACACGACCGTCAATTTCTTCTCCAGCACGAGCCCCAATGGGCTCTTTTCTGCAGGCGGCATGGTGCTGAAAGAGCAGAAGATCAATCTCTTTGCGGGGGTGGCGTATGAAAACCTCCGTCACGAGGCTGCGGCTGGTGGGGGCCAGTACGTGAGTGCCTTGGCCTCGCTGTATGGAATCCCGGCCGACAAACAGGAGGATTTTGGCCTGGCGTTGCAACGCAAGCACGCCGACTTATTTGCGGCGGCACTGGAAGAAGATCGCACGGCGCATCTCAAGATGGTCAGCGTGCTGAATCGTGAGTTGGTGGCAGCTTCGCTACTACCATAA
- a CDS encoding DMT family protein: MHTILLLTVSNIFMTFAWYGHLKYKESPLWIAILVSWGIAFVEYCFQVPANRIGHYEFTAAQLKTIQEVITLIVFCVFSVLYLKEELKWNYLVGFGMMIGAVFFVFKEW, encoded by the coding sequence ATGCACACCATCCTGCTACTGACCGTCTCCAACATCTTCATGACCTTCGCCTGGTATGGGCATCTGAAATACAAAGAGTCGCCGCTGTGGATCGCCATCCTGGTGAGTTGGGGGATTGCGTTTGTAGAGTACTGTTTTCAGGTGCCGGCGAATAGGATCGGCCACTATGAATTCACGGCGGCGCAGCTCAAGACGATCCAGGAGGTCATCACCCTGATCGTGTTCTGCGTCTTCTCAGTCCTATATCTGAAGGAAGAGCTGAAATGGAATTACTTGGTTGGCTTCGGAATGATGATCGGTGCCGTGTTTTTTGTCTTTAAGGAATGGTGA
- the uvrA gene encoding excinuclease ABC subunit UvrA, with product MSNSIIIKGAREHNLKNLDVEIPRDKLVVMTGLSGSGKSSLAFDTIYAEGQRRYVESLSAYARQFLEQMGKPDVDSIEGLSPAISIEQKSTSHNPRSTVGTVTEIYDYLRLLYARVGHPYCFQCGQEITAQTVQQMVDAICELPEGTKFQILSPIVRGRKGEYRKELLEMRKAGYVRARINGEIVDLGEDITLDKQKKHNIEIVVDRLVMKPGDALMRRVADSVETSMKLAGGLVGVLSETGKVHLYSEKLACIKCGVSYPEITPRIFSFNSPHGACPACDGIGYAMTPGASEEEDFTLLERCETCDGARLKPESLAVKIAKKSIAEVTMLSVRAAADFFTSLKFTERELVIAHRILKEIRERLGFLVNVGLDYLTLDRPAATLSGGEGQRIRLATQIGSGLVGVLYILDEPSIGLHQRDNRRLLQTLLRLRDLGNTVIVVEHDAETMEAADYILDLGPGAGTHGGRIIAQGTPKQVMANPDSLTGMYLRGEQMVSLPSRTRKPKGFVTVVGAKKHNLKGVTVNIPLGLLTCVTGVSGSGKSTLVLEVLFHSLSQLLYHKKPKINGCKELKGVDALDKIIDIDQSPIGRTPRSNPATYTGLFTFIRDLFSNLPESRVRGYKPGRYSFNVKGGRCEACQGDGLIKIEMHFLPDVYVTCEVCKGQRYNRETLEIQYKGRSIADILNMTVDDALEFFENIPYIKTKLQTLHDVGLHYVKLGQSATTLSGGEAQRVKLSRELSKRPTGRTMYILDEPTTGLHFADIQRLLDVLDRLVETGNTVLVIEHNLDMIRNADWIIDLGPEGGDRGGEIVAEGPPKEIAKVKRSYTGQVLKEAGV from the coding sequence ATGAGCAATTCCATCATTATCAAAGGGGCGCGTGAGCACAATCTGAAGAACCTCGATGTCGAGATTCCTCGGGATAAGCTGGTTGTCATGACCGGCCTGAGCGGGTCGGGGAAGTCCTCCCTGGCCTTCGACACGATCTATGCGGAAGGCCAGCGGCGGTACGTCGAGTCCCTCTCCGCGTACGCCCGGCAGTTTCTCGAACAGATGGGCAAGCCCGACGTGGATTCCATCGAGGGCCTCTCGCCGGCCATTTCCATCGAACAGAAGAGCACCAGTCACAATCCCCGTTCAACTGTCGGGACCGTCACTGAAATCTACGACTACCTGCGGCTCCTGTATGCCCGTGTCGGCCATCCCTACTGTTTTCAATGCGGCCAGGAAATCACGGCACAGACCGTCCAGCAGATGGTGGATGCCATCTGTGAACTACCGGAAGGGACGAAATTCCAGATTCTCTCGCCTATCGTGCGCGGGCGGAAGGGTGAATACCGGAAAGAATTGCTGGAGATGCGGAAGGCCGGCTATGTGCGGGCCCGGATCAACGGGGAGATCGTCGATCTCGGTGAGGACATCACGCTCGATAAGCAGAAGAAACACAATATAGAGATCGTCGTGGATCGACTGGTCATGAAGCCCGGCGACGCGTTGATGCGGCGGGTGGCGGACTCCGTCGAAACCTCCATGAAGCTGGCCGGGGGCTTGGTCGGCGTCCTGTCAGAGACCGGCAAGGTGCATCTGTACAGCGAGAAGCTGGCCTGCATTAAGTGTGGCGTAAGTTATCCGGAGATCACGCCGCGCATCTTCTCGTTCAATAGCCCGCATGGAGCCTGCCCGGCCTGCGACGGAATCGGGTATGCCATGACGCCGGGCGCGTCGGAAGAAGAGGACTTTACGCTGCTGGAGCGGTGTGAAACCTGCGACGGGGCGCGGCTCAAGCCGGAAAGTCTGGCGGTGAAGATCGCCAAGAAATCGATTGCCGAAGTCACGATGTTATCGGTGCGGGCAGCGGCGGATTTTTTCACGTCCCTCAAATTTACCGAGCGCGAACTCGTCATCGCCCATCGCATCCTGAAGGAGATTCGCGAGCGCCTGGGATTTCTGGTCAATGTCGGCTTGGATTACCTGACGTTGGACCGTCCGGCGGCCACGCTTTCAGGCGGCGAAGGTCAGCGTATTCGTCTCGCCACCCAAATCGGGTCGGGCCTGGTCGGCGTCTTGTACATCCTGGACGAACCGTCGATCGGCCTCCATCAGCGGGATAACCGGCGTTTGCTCCAGACTCTGCTTCGCCTCCGCGATCTCGGCAATACGGTCATCGTGGTGGAGCACGATGCGGAGACGATGGAGGCGGCCGACTACATTCTCGACCTGGGCCCGGGCGCCGGCACGCATGGCGGCCGAATCATCGCCCAGGGTACACCCAAGCAGGTGATGGCGAATCCCGACTCGCTAACCGGGATGTACCTGCGCGGCGAGCAGATGGTCTCGCTCCCGTCTCGTACCCGGAAGCCCAAGGGCTTTGTGACCGTCGTAGGGGCGAAGAAGCACAATCTTAAGGGCGTCACCGTCAACATTCCCCTGGGCCTGTTAACCTGCGTGACCGGCGTATCGGGATCAGGCAAGAGCACCCTCGTGCTCGAAGTGCTGTTCCATTCGCTCTCCCAGCTGCTCTATCACAAGAAGCCGAAGATCAACGGTTGTAAGGAACTCAAAGGTGTCGATGCGCTGGATAAAATCATCGACATCGACCAATCGCCGATCGGCCGCACGCCGCGATCCAATCCGGCGACCTACACCGGCCTCTTCACGTTCATCCGGGACTTGTTTTCAAACCTGCCCGAGTCGCGCGTGCGCGGCTACAAGCCGGGCCGCTACAGCTTCAATGTGAAAGGCGGGCGTTGCGAAGCCTGTCAGGGCGACGGCCTCATCAAGATCGAGATGCATTTCCTGCCCGATGTCTATGTCACCTGCGAGGTCTGCAAAGGCCAGCGGTATAACCGCGAGACCCTGGAGATTCAGTACAAGGGGCGCAGCATCGCCGATATCCTCAACATGACCGTGGACGACGCCTTGGAGTTCTTCGAGAACATCCCCTACATCAAGACCAAGTTGCAGACGCTCCACGACGTGGGGCTGCATTACGTCAAGCTAGGGCAGTCCGCCACCACGTTGTCGGGCGGTGAAGCCCAACGGGTGAAGCTCTCGCGCGAACTCTCCAAACGTCCCACCGGCCGCACGATGTACATTCTCGATGAACCCACCACCGGCTTGCACTTCGCCGACATCCAGCGATTACTGGACGTGCTCGATCGTCTGGTCGAGACCGGCAATACTGTCCTGGTGATCGAACATAATCTCGACATGATCCGCAATGCGGATTGGATCATTGACCTGGGACCTGAAGGCGGCGACCGGGGCGGCGAAATCGTGGCCGAAGGCCCGCCGAAAGAGATCGCCAAAGTGAAACGGTCGTATACGGGACAGGTGTTGAAAGAAGCGGGAGTGTAA
- a CDS encoding MBL fold metallo-hydrolase: MQSKVLYNQDGHQWIVIGRDPEKDSHVIDTNEYVIINRGHAMLLDPGGIQIFPQVLAELAKYVRMQDIKVIFASHQDPDICSSLAMWLDLNPTIKTYCSWLWTGFVSHFSTGAVITLNPIPDQGMRIRIGDEGPEVEAVPAHYCHSSGNFSLYDPTAGILFSGDIGGALVPDHHASLVVTDFEQHIQYMRGFHLRWMPSTVALRGWTQRVRAIKPRMICPQHGSIFEGEMVGKLLDWLDSLEVGQWKDSAAKTDTRAAA, encoded by the coding sequence ATGCAAAGTAAAGTCTTGTACAACCAGGACGGCCACCAGTGGATCGTCATCGGCCGGGACCCCGAAAAGGACAGCCACGTCATCGATACGAATGAGTACGTCATCATCAATCGCGGCCATGCCATGCTGCTGGACCCGGGCGGCATTCAGATCTTCCCGCAGGTCCTGGCGGAGCTCGCGAAGTATGTACGCATGCAGGATATCAAGGTGATCTTTGCCAGCCACCAGGATCCGGATATCTGCTCGTCGCTGGCCATGTGGCTCGACCTCAACCCGACGATTAAAACCTACTGTTCCTGGCTGTGGACCGGCTTCGTCAGCCATTTCAGTACCGGCGCGGTGATTACGTTGAACCCCATTCCGGACCAGGGGATGCGCATCAGGATCGGCGACGAAGGCCCTGAGGTTGAAGCCGTTCCGGCCCACTACTGTCATTCCTCCGGCAATTTCTCCCTGTACGATCCGACGGCAGGGATTCTGTTCTCGGGGGACATCGGCGGCGCCCTGGTCCCGGATCACCATGCCAGTCTGGTCGTCACCGATTTCGAACAGCACATCCAATACATGCGTGGGTTTCACCTGCGCTGGATGCCGTCCACCGTCGCCCTGCGCGGATGGACACAACGAGTCCGCGCCATCAAGCCCCGTATGATCTGCCCGCAGCACGGCTCGATCTTCGAAGGCGAGATGGTCGGCAAACTGCTGGACTGGCTGGACAGCCTGGAAGTGGGTCAGTGGAAGGACAGCGCCGCCAAGACCGACACACGCGCGGCGGCCTGA
- a CDS encoding class I SAM-dependent methyltransferase has product MVRTERSSIHDQPEGAAKAVSTWSGQAREQAVQRMFTAIAGVYDLNNTLLSFGLHHHWKRLTASYVPTVTNGRALDIGAGTADLALLIEPKMGEQGHVIASDLNHAMLAEGLRKVTGRGLRDRITCLQANAEQLGFPDETFHAVTTGFCMRNVGNLTQAFTEIRRVLRPGGRFVCLEFSRPAYGWLRGLYDWYSFRLLPWIGTKVARDRTGVYEYLPASIRTFPDQERLATLLREAGFRQVEYRNLTGGIVAIHIATK; this is encoded by the coding sequence ATGGTGCGGACGGAACGATCTTCCATACATGATCAGCCGGAAGGGGCGGCAAAGGCCGTCTCAACCTGGTCCGGGCAGGCGCGCGAACAGGCCGTCCAACGGATGTTCACCGCGATCGCGGGCGTCTACGATCTCAACAACACCCTGCTGAGTTTCGGCCTTCATCACCATTGGAAACGCCTCACGGCTTCGTATGTGCCCACCGTAACGAACGGACGCGCACTCGACATCGGCGCCGGCACGGCGGATCTCGCCCTCTTGATTGAACCCAAAATGGGCGAGCAGGGCCACGTCATCGCCTCCGATTTGAACCATGCGATGTTGGCGGAAGGACTGAGAAAAGTCACCGGGCGCGGGCTCCGCGACCGGATTACCTGCCTGCAGGCCAATGCCGAGCAGCTGGGCTTCCCCGACGAGACCTTCCATGCCGTGACCACCGGTTTCTGCATGCGCAACGTGGGCAACCTGACGCAGGCGTTCACGGAAATCCGTCGGGTGCTGCGGCCAGGCGGTCGATTCGTCTGCCTGGAGTTTTCACGACCGGCCTATGGCTGGCTGCGCGGCCTCTACGATTGGTATTCGTTTCGTCTACTTCCCTGGATCGGCACCAAGGTCGCACGAGACCGGACTGGGGTCTACGAATACCTCCCGGCGTCGATCCGCACCTTTCCCGATCAGGAGCGGTTGGCCACCCTGTTACGCGAAGCCGGATTTCGCCAGGTGGAGTACCGGAACCTCACCGGGGGCATTGTCGCCATCCACATCGCAACCAAGTAA
- a CDS encoding radical SAM protein has translation MESILYIFLPCKKVYPIGVTYLADFIHRRKPEVRQRILDLSLFSESQRSQAIRDAALEFKPDLVCFSWRDIQIFSPHEGDASLEHAFNFYFAGNPIKRVAASFAGLKQLYRYYSHIRANLSYPWLVRKEFPKTQIMIGGGAFTAFADQLIEKLPEGTIGILGEGEDAILKVVNGESLENERYIIREGKQTRKGNQGSPALLDALTVDLPYLTSIFPQHAAYMDESIGVQTKRGCPYDCAFCLYPYIEGKRVRYRPPEMVVKDISQHYHQWGARRFWFTDAQFITGKEAYPQCTEILERIVSEKLEIEWSGYIRTSLITPELAKLMVRSGVGDLEVAITSGSQEVLNNLHMGFKLERLYDGCRYLAEAGFKGKVILNYSLNSPKETEESLLQSVESYKKVASILGEERVFPLMFFLGIQPNTDLEHRLLEEGYLSAGYNPLMLTPTSIRKLLYNPAPLNKLIAKACLAAWERKEGSRDPRAWTGSLSQTASLTTPSGPKPDTAHYADANLIRGIQNNSGRDALLTLEEILRSRRPAQPTAATTEKTAVSPMS, from the coding sequence ATGGAATCCATTCTCTACATTTTCCTCCCCTGCAAGAAGGTGTACCCGATCGGGGTCACCTATCTGGCCGACTTCATCCATCGCCGGAAACCGGAAGTGCGGCAACGCATTCTCGACCTCTCGTTGTTTTCAGAGTCACAGCGCAGCCAGGCGATTCGCGATGCCGCGCTTGAGTTCAAGCCGGACCTTGTGTGTTTTTCATGGCGGGATATTCAGATTTTCTCTCCCCATGAAGGCGATGCCTCGCTGGAGCATGCCTTCAATTTCTATTTCGCCGGGAACCCCATCAAGCGGGTGGCGGCGTCGTTCGCCGGGCTGAAGCAGCTCTATCGCTACTACAGCCACATTCGCGCCAACCTGTCGTACCCCTGGCTGGTCCGGAAGGAATTCCCTAAAACGCAGATCATGATCGGCGGCGGAGCCTTCACGGCCTTTGCGGATCAGTTGATCGAAAAACTGCCGGAAGGAACCATCGGCATTTTAGGCGAAGGGGAAGATGCGATCCTGAAGGTGGTCAACGGCGAATCGCTGGAAAACGAACGCTATATCATTCGCGAGGGGAAACAGACGCGCAAGGGCAACCAGGGCTCGCCGGCGCTGCTCGATGCCTTGACCGTCGATCTGCCCTATCTCACCTCCATTTTCCCTCAGCACGCCGCCTATATGGATGAATCAATCGGCGTGCAGACGAAACGTGGCTGCCCGTACGACTGCGCCTTCTGTCTGTATCCTTATATTGAAGGCAAACGCGTGCGGTACCGGCCGCCGGAAATGGTCGTCAAGGATATCTCTCAGCACTATCATCAATGGGGTGCCCGGCGTTTCTGGTTTACCGATGCCCAGTTCATTACCGGGAAGGAAGCCTATCCGCAGTGCACCGAGATCCTCGAACGGATTGTGAGTGAAAAACTTGAGATCGAGTGGTCCGGTTACATCCGCACCTCGTTGATCACGCCGGAGCTGGCCAAGTTAATGGTGCGATCGGGCGTCGGAGATCTGGAAGTCGCCATCACATCCGGGTCGCAAGAGGTGTTGAATAACCTGCACATGGGCTTCAAACTCGAACGCCTCTACGACGGGTGCCGCTATCTGGCAGAAGCCGGCTTCAAGGGCAAGGTCATCCTCAATTATTCACTGAACTCCCCGAAGGAGACGGAAGAAAGCCTGCTCCAGAGCGTCGAGTCCTACAAGAAGGTCGCGTCGATCCTGGGAGAGGAACGGGTCTTCCCCTTGATGTTCTTCCTTGGTATCCAGCCCAATACAGACCTGGAACACCGGCTGCTAGAAGAAGGCTACCTCTCGGCCGGATACAACCCGCTCATGCTGACGCCGACGAGTATTCGCAAACTCCTCTATAATCCGGCACCGTTGAACAAACTCATCGCGAAAGCCTGCCTCGCCGCATGGGAACGAAAAGAAGGAAGCCGCGATCCCCGAGCCTGGACCGGATCCCTCTCCCAAACCGCCTCTCTAACGACCCCCTCCGGTCCGAAGCCTGACACGGCCCACTATGCCGATGCGAATCTCATTCGCGGCATTCAAAACAACTCCGGACGGGACGCGCTGTTGACCCTGGAGGAGATACTCCGCTCGCGTCGCCCGGCTCAGCCGACAGCCGCCACCACCGAAAAGACGGCTGTGAGTCCAATGAGTTAG